Proteins encoded together in one Diceros bicornis minor isolate mBicDic1 chromosome 18, mDicBic1.mat.cur, whole genome shotgun sequence window:
- the KIF2B gene encoding kinesin-like protein KIF2B produces the protein MASQLRLPVTSRLSSLKPLKSLLGEIQAGICVAIQRSDGRIHRAVVTDSKRENAWVTVEWVEKGVKKGKKIDLETIFLLNPALVSSEHRTPPRSLPPLSLAPSPAIGDQRMATRWIATNPQKNETPSGDSLAVRVPSNPCLMKRKKSPCLREIEKLQKQREKRRRLQLEIRAQRALGVNTGNPKYEVMRMIQEYRSRLDRSLMSRPEPREDPRICVCVRKRPLNQRETTMKDLDIITIPSDKVVMVHESKQKVDLTRYLENQTFCFDHAFDDTASNELVYQFTAQPLVESIFRKGMATCFAYGQTGSGKTHTMGGAFSGRDQDCSKGIYALVAQDVFLLLKTLAYEKLDLKVYGTFFEIYGGKVYDLLNWKKQLQVLEDGHQQIQVVGLREQEVCCVEDVLNLVELGNSCRTSGQTSVNAHSSRSHAIFQIILKSQGKLHGKFSLVDLAGNERGADTAKANRKRQLEGAEINKSLLALKECIRALGQNKSHTPFRASKLTQVLRDSFIGQNSSTCMIATISPGMASCENTLNTLRYANRVKELTLHLRPHHRLCPVAHEVPEMLENDIRNSEMSLQRDEFIKIPCIQREEQEKTKETETVSSPLMEDTTTSWKKSSQGPGNNIRETADGVNADADFCVAQLLSILEQKIDILAEIQKKLKLLQADLQKKSRYDEPTDERSDLK, from the coding sequence ATGGCCAGCCAGTTACGCCTCCCTGTCACCTCGCGCCTCTCGTCCTTGAAACCCTTGAAGTCGCTCTTAGGAGAAATTCAAGCGGGCATCTGTGTGGCCATCCAGCGCAGCGACGGGCGGATCCACCGCGCTGTAGTCACAGACAGCAAAAGAGAAAATGCTTGGGTCACGGTAGAGTGGGTCGAAAAAGGAGTCAAAAAAGGCAAGAAGATTGATCTAGAGACAATATTCCTGTTGAATCCAGCGCTGGTCTCTTCTGAACACCGCACTCCGCCCAGGTCGTTGCCCCCCTTGTCTCTAGCGCCCTCTCCGGCCATCGGGGACCAGCGTATGGCCACGCGGTGGATTGCGACAAACCCCCAGAAAAACGAAACGCCCTCAGGGGACAGCCTGGCTGTGAGAGTCCCCAGCAATCCTTGCCTGATGAAGCGGAAGAAGTCTCCCTGCCTTCGGGAAATTGAGAAACTGCAAAAGCAGCGGGAGAAGCGCAGGCGGCTGCAGCTGGAGATCAGAGCCCAACGAGCCCTCGGCGTCAACACGGGAAACCCCAAGTACGAGGTGATGCGCATGATCCAAGAGTACCGCAGCCGCCTGGACCGCAGCTTGATGTCCCGCCCGGAGCCGCGGGAAGACCCTCGCATCTGCGTCTGCGTGAGGAAGCGGCCACTCAACCAGCGAGAGACCACCATGAAGGACCTGGATATCATCACGATCCCCTCCGACAAAGTGGTCATGGTACACGAGTCCAAGCAAAAGGTGGACCTCACCCGCTACCTGGAGAACCAGACCTTCTGCTTCGACCATGCCTTCGATGACACCGCCTCCAACGAGTTAGTGTACCAGTTCACCGCCCAGCCGCTGGTGGAGTCCATCTTCCGCAAGGGTATGGCCACTTGCTTTGCCTACGGGCAGACGGGCAGTGGGAAAACGCACACCATGGGTGGAGCCTTTTCTGGAAGGGACCAAGACTGTTCCAAAGGCATTTACGCCCTGGTGGCGCAGGATGTCTTTCTCCTGCTCAAAACTTTAGCTTATGAGAAGCTAGACCTCAAAGTCTATGGGACATTTTTTGAGATTTATGGGGGCAAGGTGTATGATTTGTTGAACTGGAAGAAGCAGCTGCAAGTCCTTGAGGATGGCCATCAGCAAATCCAGGTGGTCGGGCTGCGGGAGCAGGAGGTGTGTTGTGTGGAGGACGTGCTGAACCTCGTGGAACTAGGGAACAGCTGCCGGACTTCAGGACAGACATCTGTCAATGCCCACTCTTCCAGGAGCCACGCCATCTTCCAGATCATTCTGAAGTCGCAAGGGAAACTGCATGGCAAGTTTTCCCTCGTTGACTTAGCTGGGAACGAAAGGGGAGCAGACACTGCCAAGGCCAACCGGAAAAGGCAGCTGGAAGGGGCGGAGATCAATAAGAGTCTCCTGGCGCTCAAAGAATGCATCCGGGCTTTGGGTCAGAACAAGTCCCATACCCCGTTCAGAGCCAGCAAACTCACACAGGTGCTCCGGGACTCCTTCATAGGCCAGAACTCCTCCACTTGCATGATTGCTACTATCTCTCCAGGGATGGCCTCTTGCGAAAACACCCTCAACACTTTAAGATATGCAAATAGAGTAAAAGAATTAACTCTACATTTAAGGCCCCACCATCGTCTCTGTCCAGTTGCACATGAGGTGCCCGAGATGTTGGAAAATGACATTAGAAATTCAGAAATGTCCCTTCAGAGGGATGAATTTATTAAAATACCCTGTATCCAGAGAGAGGAGCAGGAAAAGACTAAAGAAACTGAAACAGTATCCTCTCCATTAATGGAGGATACAACAACTTCGTGGAAGAAATCAAGCCAAGGGCCGGGGAACAATATCCGGGAGACAGCTGATGGGGTAAACGCTGATGCTGATTTTTGCGTTGCACAGTTATTGTCCATTTTGGAGCAGAAAATAGATATTCTAGCTGAGATTCAAAAGAAACTGAAATTATTACAAGCTGACCTCCAAAAGAAGAGCAGGTATGACGAACCCACTGACGAGAGATCAGATCTGAAATGA